In a single window of the Portunus trituberculatus isolate SZX2019 chromosome 1, ASM1759143v1, whole genome shotgun sequence genome:
- the LOC123519687 gene encoding 28S ribosomal protein S15, mitochondrial-like — MALRAVVGGVVRRGLVGVGGGRAVVAPTLLPAVTAVPQPQCQPARQYAMRQELTEHGIMWRRPQRVDSWRPAKSGDLSACVDPQDSRVKAKLQVVKEALDGVDDITRQLLTLQFGTKAEKMKVSRYDSMRDIQRHQYDTGSLEVTIAMLTVRIRKAQQELQDTKRGKRHTVRQRVALNERIARRKKLLKHLRRMDYKRFEWLIHKLDILYRPPPRYVRWVTRKISLRKLVHEHGRQVQVERLREYKEELEGQTAVFIKEKEQTLRWIANTEKELGLPVSVQLPGGVRGEGGVGVLWCSGSGVASVLLPGPAHGLQLMCCLSQNEYNIT; from the exons ATGGCGCTGCGGGCGGTGGTGGGCGGCGTGGTGAGGCGTGGCCTGGTGggtgtgggcggcgggcgggctGTGGTGGCGCCTACACTCCTGCCGGCGGTCACAG CCGTGCCACAGCCCCAGTGTCAGCCAGCGCGGCAGTATGCAATGCGGCAGGAGCTGACAGAACACGGGATAATGTGGCGGCGGCCTCAGCGCGTGGACTCCTGGAGGCCGGCCAAATCAGGTGACCTCTCAGCCTGTGTGGACCCCCAGGACAGCCGGGTCAAGGCCAAGCTGCAGGTGGTCAAGGAGGCACTGGATGG TGTTGACGACATAACTCGGCAGCTGCTCACCCTGCAGTTTGGCACCAAGGCGGAGAAGATGAAGGTGTCCCGTTACGACTCCATGAGGGACATCCAGCGCCACCAGTACGACACCGGGTCACTGGAGGTCACTA TTGCCATGCTAACAGTGCGCATCAGGAAGGCCCAACAGGAGCTACAGGACACGAAGAGAGGCAAACGTCACACTGTCCGTCAACGCGTGGCCTTGAACGAGAGAATAGCCAGACGGAAGAAGCTGCTTAAACACTTACGAAGGATGGACTACAAGAGGTTTGAGTGGCTCATTCACAAGCTGGATATCCTCTACAGACCCCCGCCCAG GTACGTGCGGTGGGTGACTCGGAAGATCTCTCTGCGCAAGCTGGTGCATGAACACGGGCGGCAGGTGCAGGTGGAGCGGCTGAGGGAGTacaaggaggagctggagggacAGACCGCTGTGTTCatcaaggagaaggaacaaaCACTGAGGTGGATCGCTAACACTGAGAAGGAGCTTGGTCTGCCGGTGTCTGTACAGCTGCCTggcggggtgaggggtgaggggggtgtaggggtgttgtggtgtagtggcagtggtgtagCTAGTGTTCTGTTGCCTGGGCCAGCACACGGCCTTCAGTTGATGTGTTGCCTCTCCCAGAATGAATACAATATTACATAG